From Mytilus galloprovincialis chromosome 9, xbMytGall1.hap1.1, whole genome shotgun sequence, the proteins below share one genomic window:
- the LOC143045491 gene encoding diacylglycerol kinase epsilon-like, with the protein MKISELNRELFLKYPVVKKVAMDPYFSMLIMISFMVFAFILMKIYRRYRLQHYEVPARDVRKGHRWYMVDIFPELIYCSFSHDRIKHGARCDSCGLCVDESYMKAANKKFPCKPLTESGPVTHHHWIQGNLPLYSKCFVCGDDCGILPHISDVRCAWCGRSAHENCIYMKEECDMGEFRSSIVPPHCIKLTWTGIKGRRHLVVESVNHPGYKNWSPVIVVGNRKSGNNEGELILRDFRSVLNPTQVIDLNDVPPENGLEWCHLLPDITFRVLVCGGDGSVGWVLNAINHLQLKNPPLVAILPLGTGNDLSRVLGWGEGHTMHDMAISTVLHQVEKAEPDMLDRWNVQITRKRKYPVLIQNKSMIMNNYASIGVDALVTLNFHKQRESRPWLFTHRLINKLCYLAFGTKDVVGRECCNLHKKIKLELDGRVLHLPDIEGVVILNIPSWGGGCQPWGTETENGRLAVPSYNDGLLEVMGLYSSFHIAQLQVGLAQPLRLGQAKKVKITILKGKVPMQVDGEPWEQSSPVEIEVTHHSTVRLLSKSGRQNING; encoded by the exons atGGATCCTTATTTTTCAATGCTGATCATGATATCCTTTATGGTTTTTGCGTTTATACTGATGAAGATTTACAGACGATATCGATTACAGCATTATGAAGTACCAGCTAGAGATGTACGAAAAGGTCATCGTTGGTATATGGTAGACATTTTTCCTGAACTGATTTATTGCAGCTTTAGTCACGATCGTATAAAACATGGTGCTCGATGTGATTCATGTGGTTTATGTGTGGATGAAAGTTACATGAAAGCAGCTAATAAGAAATTTCCTTGTAAACCATTGACAGAATCAGGACCTGTAACCCATCACCATTGGATACAAGGGAACTTACCTTTATATAGTAAATGTTTTGTTTGTGGTGATGATTGTGGCATCTTACCACATATTTCTGATGTCAGATGTGCATGGTGTGGAAGATCTGCACATGAAAActgtatttatatgaaagaagAATGTGATATGGGAGAATTTCGTTCTTCAATTGTACCACCTCACTGTATAAAACTTACATGGACTGGAATCAAAGGACGTAGGCATTTAGTTGTTGAGTCTGTCAACCATCCTGGTTATAAAAACTGGTCCCCTGTTATTGTTGTAGGCAATAGGAAGAGTGGTAACAATGAAGGGGAGTTGATTCTCAGAGATTTCAGATCTGTTCTTAATCCTACTCAG GTAATTGATTTGAATGATGTCCCACCAGAGAACGGTCTTGAGTGGTGTCATTTGCTGCCAGATATTACATTTAGAGTTCTTGTATGTGGAGGTGATGGATCTGTAGGATGGGTGCTGAATGCAATAAACCATTTACAACTCAAG AATCCTCCATTAGTTGCAATATTACCGCTAGGGACAGGAAATGATTTGTCCAGAGTCCTAGGCTGGGGTGAAGGTCACACAATGCATGATATGGCAATATCCACAGTTCTGCACCAAGTTGAGAAGGCAGAGCCAGACATGTTAGATAG GTGGAATGTACAGATTACACGTAAAAGAAAATATCCAGTTCTCATCCAAAACAAATCT aTGATTATGAACAATTATGCATCAATAGGAGTGGATGCTCTTGTTACTCTCAACTTCCATAAACAAAGAGAAAGCAGACCTTGGCTGTTTACACACAGACTCATCAATAAG ttATGTTATTTAGCATTTGGTACCAAAGATGTTGTAGGAAGAGAGTGCTGTAACCTTCACAAGAAAATTAAG ttGGAGTTAGATGGGAGAGTATTACATTTACCAGATATTGAAGGTGTTGTTATATTGAACATTCCTAGCTGGGGAGGAGGCTGTCAACCATGGGGAACAGAAACGGAAAATGGCAGATTGGCAGTTCCAAG ttACAATGATGGCTTGTTAGAAGTAATGGGACTGTATTCTTCATTCCACATAGCACAGTTACAAGTGGGCTTAGCACAACCACTAAGATTGGGTCAGGCAAAGAAAGTTAAG ATAACTATACTGAAAGGAAAAGTGCCAATGCAGGTAGATGGAGAACCATGGGAACAGTCTTCTCCAGTTGAAATAGAGGTTACACATCATAGTACAGTCAGACTGTTATCAAAGTCTGGAAGACAGAATATCAATGGTTGA